The following is a genomic window from Cuculus canorus isolate bCucCan1 chromosome 22, bCucCan1.pri, whole genome shotgun sequence.
CATCGGCTCCATCAGGGCCAGGAGGTGCCGTGTCGAGCTGTGGGCACAACATGGGAGCAGGAGGTGCCGTGCCATCATGCCATTGGCTCCATCAAACCAAGAGGTCCCATGCCATTGTACCATTGGCTCTGTAAAGGCCAGGAGGTGCCATGCTATCAGGGCTCCATCAGGGCCAGGAGGTGCCGTGTTGAGCTGTGGGCACAGCATGGGAGCAGGAGGTGCCATGCCATGATGCCATTGGCTCCATCAAACCAAGAGGTGCCATGCCATCATACCATTGGCTTTGTCAAGGCCAGGAGGTGCTGTGCCATCATGCCATCAGCTCCATCAAGCCAAGAGGCGCCGTACCACTGTGCCATCGGCTCCATCAGAGCCAGGAGGTGCTGTGCCATCGGCTCCATCAAGCCAAGAGGTGCCGTGCCATCGTGCCATCAGCTCCGTCAATCCAAGAAGTGCCGTGCCATTGTGCCATTGGCTCCATCAAACCAACAGGTGCCATGCCATCATGCCATTGGCTCTATCAGGGCCAGGAGGTATCATGCCATCGTCTCCATCAGACCAAGAGGTTCCGTGCCATCATGCCATTGGCTCCATCAAGGCCAGGAGGTGCGGTGTCATTGTGGCATCAGCTCCATCAAACCAAGAGGTGCCGCGCCATCGTGCCACCATCTCCATGAGGATCAAGAGGTGCCGTGCCATCGTGCCACCATCTCCATGAGGATCAAGAGGTGCCGTGCCATCATGCCACCATCTCCATGACGATCAAGAGGTGCCGTGCCATCGTGCCATCATGCCGCCGGCTACATCAGAGCCAGGAGGTGCCTTTTCAAGCTGCGGGCACAGCACGGTGCTGCCATCGGGGCCAGGAGGTGCTGTGCCATCATCTCCATCAGTGCCGGCAGGTGCCGCCTCGAGCTGCGGGCACAGTGCGGGCACAGGGGGTGCTGTGCCATCGGCTCCATCAAACCACGAGATGCCATCGTGCCATCATTTCCATCAGTGCCCGGAGGTGCCCTGTGGAGCCGCGGGCGCAGTGCGGGCACAGGAGGTGCCATTGTACCATCCGGGCCCGGAGGTGCCGCTGCCGCCCGCCCCGTCGGGGCCGGGAGCTGCCGGTGCTTTGCCGCAGCGCGAtgcccccttcccccccccgcgGGGACCGGGAGGGTTTGAAGCCCCGCGCCGTGTCCCGGTgcccccggggccgccccggcccgtttccccctctccccccatccccgcgCCTCCCACGTGGCCGCTCTCCGCTCGGCATGAATGAATCTCCCTCCTCCAATCAGCGGCCGCTCCGCCGGCGGGCGCGCGCGGGgccccccctcctttcccccctccctcatTCCTCTTCCAGCCAATCGCCGCGCGGCTCTCTGCGCGCTCCAGCCAATCATAGCGGAGAGGGCGTGGCTTCGCTGCGCGGCGCATCCAATGGCAGATCGGCGCGGGCCGGCGCCGCCCAATGGCAGcgcggagggggcgtggccagcgaGCGGGGAGCCCCCGGCGCGCGGCTGTAAAGCGGAGCGCGGGGGCTGCGCGGCGCACACGGCCATGGCCGCCACGGCGCAGTACCTGCCGCGCAGCGCCGCGCTGATGCACCCCGACGGGGACCGGCTGCACCAGGGCACCACGTACCGAGAGGTGCAGAAAATGATGCACCACGAGTACCTGCAGGGGTTGGCCCCCGCCGCCGGGCACGCCGTCGGGTTAGCGCATCACCAGTGGCTGCCCAGCGCCGGCACGGATTGGGGcagcggcgggggcggcggcggagcGCACCTCCCGCCGGCTGAACACGCCAAAGGAGCCCCGCCGGGACCCCGCGAGGAGCTGGCGGCCGCCTTCCATCACCGCCCGCACCTCGTGCACCAagcggcggcgggcggcggaGCGGCGGGCGGCTGGGCGCAAGGAGGCGGCCCCCACCTACCCCCTATGTCCCCCCCGTCGGGGCAACCGCTCCTCTACGCTCAGCCTTACGCGGGGCTCAACGGGATGCTGGGGCCGCCGGCTCCGGCGCTGCACCACGGGCTGCGAGACCCGCTGGGAGCCGAGGAAGCCGGAGCGCACGAGTTAGCGGCGTCCCCGCCGCCGCTCGGTCCCCCGGAGCCGTCGGATGAGGATGCTCCCAGCTCCGACGACCTGGAGCAGTTCGCCAAGCAGTTCAAGCAGCGGCGGATCAAGCTGGGCTTCACGCAGGCGGACGTGGGGCTGGCGCTGGGCACCCTCTACGGGAACGTCTTCTCGCAGACCACCATCTGCCGGTTCGAGGCGCTGCAGCTGAGCTTCAAGAACATGTGCAAGCTGAAGCCTCTGCTCAACAAGTGGCTGGAGGAGACGGACTCCAGCACGGGCAGCCCCACCAACCTGGACAAGATCGCGGCGCAGGGTCGGAAGCGTAAGAAGCGCACCTCCATCGAGGTGGGCGTCAAAGGCGCCCTGGAGAACCACTTTCTCAAGTGCCCCAAGCCCTCGGCCCACGAGATCACCTCCCTGGCGGActccctgcagctggagaaggaggtggtgcGGGTCTGGTTCTGCAACCGACGGCAGAAAGAGAAGCGCATGACGCCGGCCGGGGTCCCTCACCCGCCCATGGAGGACGTTTACGGACAGGCGGACACATCCCCGCTGCACCACGGGCTCCCCGCCGCCGTGCAGTGACTGCGCGGCCCCGACGGCGGCCCCGGTAACGGCGGGCGCGGAATCACCGCGCTTTAATTTATTCCTCAAGACTTTTGGGTTTCTTCCCCCCAACAAAACCCTCCCCAACGCTCCGCGCTCGCCGGAGCCGCCCGCGGCCGCAGCAGCACTAGTGCCAAAGGTTTGCCAAGCTCTAATTTATTCCCTTCCTCGCGTGGATGACGGGGCGGCGGCTTCCACGGCCCGGTCCGGTCCGGGCCCACCCGGAGGACGCTCCGGTgtccccccctccacccccccggCCCGtctctatttattttctaaccGTGCGCGGAGCTCTGTCCCTCCCGTTGGTGGGTTCGGTCCGGTCCcatccttccccccccccccccctcctccctcctctcctcccttggGTTTTCGGTTTTTGTTTGTATCTTAATCGCAAAACCAATGTAGACTGCGAGGGTTCGTTTCTATTTATGttatagtaaatattttattacttgcaTAAACCATTTACCCAGGAACCGGTCTCGTGTCGTCTTTACGGGCGGCGGCGCCCAACCGGGAACGGGACCGGGGCTGGAGCCGTCGGGGAGCGCAGACGGAGCCGGTACCGGGGTTGTTAACGATGGGAGCGCAGCCGGGACCGGGGATGGCACCGTCGGGGAGCGCAGCCGGTACCGGGATTGTTAACGCTGGGAGCTCAGCCGGGACCGGGGATGGCACCGTCGGGGAGCGCAGCCGGTACCGGGGTTGTTAACGATGGGACCTCAGCAGGGACCGGAGATGGAGCCGTTGGGGAGCGCAGCCGGGACCGGGAGCTCAGCCGGTACCGGGGTTGTTAACGCTGGGAGCTCAGCCGGGACCGGGGATGGCACCGTCGGGAAGCGCAGCAGGGACTGTAACTGGTACCGGGGTTGTTAACGATGGGAACTCAGCCGGGGCCGGAGCCGTCGGGGAGCGGAGCCGGTACCGGGGTTGTTAACGCCGGGAGCTCGatcgggaccgggaccggggcTGGCACCGTCGGGGAGCGCGGCCGGGACCGGGATctcagctgggagagcagggagctcCGCCGGGACTGGGACTGGCACCGTCGGGGAGCTCAGCTGGGAGCGGAGCCGGTACCGGGGTTGTTAACGGCGGGAGCTCGACCGGGACCGGGAGCTCAGCCGGGAGCGGGACCGGGGCTGGCATCACCGGGGAGCGGAGCCGGGACCGGGAGCTCAGCTGGGGGAGCCGGGAGCTCCtctgggactgggactgggactgAGACGGGGACTGGCACCGTCGGGGAGCTCAGCTGGGAGCGGAGCCGGGACCGGGATTGTTAACGCCGGGAGCGGAGCCGGGGCTGGAGCCGCCGGGAGCGGGGCTGCCATCGCCGGGAAGCGGAGCCGGTACCGGGATTGTTAACGCCGGGAGAGGAGCCGGGGCTGGAGCCGCCGGGAGCGGGGCTGCCATCGCCGGGGCTCCCGTTCGGGAACGAGCAGTGCCGGCGGAGGCTGCCGGGCTCAGCCCCGGGGCTCCATCCCCGCCGTGCCCGCACCGCGGGGAACCGCCGTTCCCGCTGGGCTCATCCGGAGCCGCTTTTACCGATCTTAAGCCGACCTTGTGCAGAAACCCTTCCCGACAGAACTTTCTTATCGCAGCGGAGAagatcccttttttttttccactgtaacTACactcgggttttttttttggatgttttCTCTTTCGCGGTTTCACCCCCAAATATTTTGTGGTTGTGCcaagaaaggctgaaaattCTATTGTTGCGGTCTCTATTTCGTAAAGAACCGACTTATAGCTCTGTTTTAAACCTCTTCTCTTCCAGCAAGTGTCGAGAAGAGCCGTGTTGGAAGGGTTGTGTTTGCAGGTCCTTTAGTTTTTGTGGTTGGGAGAACTTCTGAAACACAGAGCTCTTGCACTGATGGGATACTGGGTCAAAATCTGGTAGTAAAGCACcaaattccttctttttacTTGGAAAGGAACTTGTTCCAATGGTCCTGAACACCTTGGCACTTGCTGCTTTCCCAACTTCACTCTTGGTATGAGTTATAtgctgtgaaaacagaaggctgaaaagagattttatagTTGTAGCACTGCGTCTGGCGTAGGAATTCATATAGAATTATTGATATCTATAAATATAAATGCTTAGTATATAAACTGTAACTTACGCTTTAATTTGTACGTGAAATTTTTTATCTTCACTGCCGTTTGATTTGGTTGCATTTTGTGCCGTTGGAGGGGGTGTAGAGTATTTGCCTAAGGAACAATAGATAATGTTATAAATTATCACATTCTCAATGTCTCTTAAAATGTAGCTCTTCTGAGTCGTTGAATACAGAACTATTCAGTTCTCACTCAAAATTCTATTGAGCTGGGGGttaaggctttaaaataaaatcacttcgAGCAGTTATTTTGTTAAATACTCTGTCTTATCCTCGTGAGTATGTAAAGAAATCGTTTGCTTCGTGGTACAAATGTGGTAGCAAATGCTGCAGTTCAGTGGATTAATAACTTTCCTTGGCGTGCGGAGTTAAAAATAAGGAATCTCACTTAAAGGCTTCAACACACATTGTGTGTTTTGTTCAGCTTTTGTTGCAGACTTAGCTTCCTTTTCTGTGACGTGACTGGTGTTGCTACAAAAGGATGGAATTGTAGGGCTGTTGTAGGGGTCGTGAATTCCAAAAGTTTTGCTCTGTTTACTGAATATTTACTCCTTTCTAAATCGCTGAGCGTATGCGGGAGCTGAGATGATGCACTCCGGTCAGGAAGTAAAGGAGCGTGGTGATCCGAGGCTTTGAGTCGATGTATCAGTAAAgcatataaattaattttcaactCTGCTAATCTTCCCTTAGCCGTCCTTTTGTGCGTTTCACACGCCACATACCGTTGTGGTTAAGGTTTGGTAACGCCAGAACTCTGCAGCCTTTACTTAAGAATAATTTCGGCGCGACAGCCAGGCTTtaagggaagaagaaacaaaatcgGGAATGAACAAAAGAGGTTGTAGTTTATAAAGGAAACGGCCTCTCGTTTGCATCAAATGATTAATTGTACTGCTTTTCTCTACCAGGAGGGATTTCAATAGCCTCTTCGTTCTGGAGTAACCTGGCTGGCAAACAGCGTTTCTACTCATACTTGGAAGGGATGGGTCAGTTTTCACATTGCGTTCTCGTAATGGATGAGATGTGCTGTGAGTGCTGGGGAGGACGAGCACCCTTGGGTTGTTGGGTTTGTCAGATTGTATAAGGCGCTGGCAGCCCCGCTGCATTAGCTCTTTCGTGCCGTtgagcagcaaaaccaaaatacactTTATATCTCTTATTTCTGCAGT
Proteins encoded in this region:
- the POU3F1 gene encoding POU domain, class 3, transcription factor 1; this encodes MAATAQYLPRSAALMHPDGDRLHQGTTYREVQKMMHHEYLQGLAPAAGHAVGLAHHQWLPSAGTDWGSGGGGGGAHLPPAEHAKGAPPGPREELAAAFHHRPHLVHQAAAGGGAAGGWAQGGGPHLPPMSPPSGQPLLYAQPYAGLNGMLGPPAPALHHGLRDPLGAEEAGAHELAASPPPLGPPEPSDEDAPSSDDLEQFAKQFKQRRIKLGFTQADVGLALGTLYGNVFSQTTICRFEALQLSFKNMCKLKPLLNKWLEETDSSTGSPTNLDKIAAQGRKRKKRTSIEVGVKGALENHFLKCPKPSAHEITSLADSLQLEKEVVRVWFCNRRQKEKRMTPAGVPHPPMEDVYGQADTSPLHHGLPAAVQ